Proteins from one Chitinophaga oryzae genomic window:
- a CDS encoding phytanoyl-CoA dioxygenase family protein translates to MIPNIEMHRQQLATQGYTVLENVFSGDEVQAILHLISQADMSQAVFRKTADLFAIRQFLQSVPHVRPAIFTPALTYLIHTLFGEDYVPVKSIYFDKPGQSNWFVAWHQDLTISVKERLPVEGFGPWTVKQNQFAVQPPLWLLENIYTIRLHLDDTDAQNGALKVIPGTHLQGIVRPDTLSPQETPEVSCGVKSGGIMIMRPLLMHASSRSTSGSNRRVVHMEFSNRSLPGGLSWSENI, encoded by the coding sequence ATGATACCGAATATCGAAATGCACCGGCAACAGCTCGCCACACAGGGATACACTGTGCTGGAAAACGTGTTTTCCGGCGATGAAGTACAGGCCATCCTGCACCTGATATCACAGGCAGATATGAGCCAGGCCGTATTCCGCAAAACGGCCGACCTGTTTGCCATCCGGCAGTTCCTGCAATCGGTGCCGCATGTGCGGCCTGCTATCTTTACACCAGCGCTGACCTACCTTATTCATACGTTGTTCGGAGAGGATTATGTGCCGGTGAAATCCATCTACTTTGATAAACCCGGACAATCCAACTGGTTTGTGGCCTGGCATCAGGACCTCACCATTTCTGTGAAGGAACGGCTACCGGTGGAAGGTTTCGGACCGTGGACCGTCAAACAAAACCAGTTTGCCGTACAGCCTCCGTTGTGGCTGCTGGAGAATATCTATACCATCCGTCTTCATCTCGATGATACCGACGCGCAGAACGGTGCGCTGAAAGTAATCCCGGGCACGCATTTACAGGGCATTGTCCGTCCGGATACCCTTTCCCCGCAGGAAACACCGGAAGTCAGCTGCGGCGTTAAAAGCGGCGGGATCATGATCATGCGGCCATTGCTGATGCATGCGTCTTCCCGCAGCACCAGCGGCTCCAACCGCCGCGTGGTACATATGGAATTTTCCAATCGTAGTCTGCCCGGCGGGCTAAGCTGGTCAGAAAATATTTAG
- a CDS encoding NADH:flavin oxidoreductase/NADH oxidase — MAHLFSPLQLRTVTLRNRIAVSPMCEYSSEDGFANDWHLVHLGSRAVGGAGLVLTEAAAVSPEGRISPQDLGIWKDEHISMLQRITTFVAAQGAVPGIQLAHAGRKASTLRPWEGSGKVAPENGGWEVYGPSAIPFNDVYPMPVALTQEGILDVLNDFRKAAARALQAGFKVVEIHAAHGYLLHSFLSPLSNQRTDEYGGSFENRIRLLLQTVESVRAVWPAELPLLVRISATDWAPGGWDPEQSARLAALLREEEVDLIDCSSGGLVPHQKISVGPLYQVPFAEKIKKEAKIATGAVGLITTAQEAESVIEQGRADIVLLARELLRDPYFPLRAAHQLGDTSVKWPVQYERAKPRG, encoded by the coding sequence ATGGCGCATTTATTTAGTCCGTTGCAGCTGAGGACCGTTACGCTGCGTAACCGCATCGCTGTTTCTCCCATGTGTGAGTATTCTTCGGAGGATGGCTTTGCCAACGACTGGCACCTGGTACATCTGGGCAGCCGGGCGGTAGGCGGTGCCGGCCTGGTGCTGACAGAAGCAGCGGCCGTATCTCCTGAAGGCCGTATTTCCCCCCAGGACCTTGGCATCTGGAAAGATGAACATATTTCCATGCTGCAGCGCATCACAACATTTGTAGCTGCGCAGGGCGCCGTGCCGGGCATACAACTGGCGCATGCCGGCAGAAAAGCCAGCACATTAAGGCCATGGGAGGGAAGCGGTAAAGTGGCGCCGGAGAATGGCGGATGGGAAGTATACGGCCCCAGTGCTATTCCGTTCAACGACGTATATCCGATGCCGGTAGCCCTCACGCAGGAAGGAATACTGGATGTGCTGAACGACTTCAGGAAAGCGGCCGCCAGGGCGCTGCAGGCCGGTTTTAAAGTTGTGGAGATACATGCGGCGCATGGTTACCTGCTGCACAGTTTTCTGTCGCCGCTGAGCAACCAGCGGACCGACGAATATGGCGGAAGTTTTGAAAACAGGATACGGTTGCTGTTACAGACAGTAGAATCGGTGCGGGCGGTGTGGCCTGCGGAACTGCCGCTGCTGGTGCGCATTTCTGCAACTGACTGGGCGCCCGGCGGCTGGGACCCGGAGCAGTCTGCCCGGTTGGCGGCCTTGCTCAGAGAGGAGGAAGTGGACCTGATCGATTGTTCGTCCGGCGGACTGGTGCCGCATCAGAAAATTAGCGTCGGACCGTTATACCAGGTGCCTTTCGCGGAGAAAATCAAAAAAGAAGCAAAGATAGCGACCGGCGCGGTAGGGCTGATTACCACGGCGCAGGAAGCAGAATCTGTTATTGAACAGGGACGGGCAGACATAGTGCTGCTGGCGCGTGAACTGCTGCGCGATCCTTATTTTCCTTTACGGGCGGCACATCAGCTGGGCGATACCAGCGTGAAATGGCCGGTACAATATGAAAGAGCAAAACCCCGCGGGTAA
- the mgrA gene encoding L-glyceraldehyde 3-phosphate reductase, with protein sequence MQYTPATDRYDAMTYNRCGKSGLQLPAISLGLWHNFGSIDNYENGRSIIRRAFDKGITHFDLANNYGPVPGSAEENFGRILRQDFTGHLRDELVISTKAGYLMWPGPYGDKGSRKYLVSSLDQSLRRMGLEYVDIFYSHRPDPETPIEETMGALHSIVQQGKALYVGLSNYTAEQTKEAVAVLKSLGTPCLIHQPKYSMFERWVENGLLDVLETNGIGCIPFSPLAQGLLTDRYLNGIPAGSRASKPSGFLQENEVSEEKIAKISQLNSLAQERGQSLAQMALAWILKDKRITTVLIGASSVAQLDNNLDTLKNVSFTAEELEKIENILHGRG encoded by the coding sequence ATGCAATATACACCCGCTACTGACAGATATGACGCCATGACGTACAACCGTTGCGGCAAAAGCGGCCTGCAACTGCCGGCCATATCACTTGGCCTGTGGCACAACTTCGGCTCCATCGACAACTATGAAAATGGCCGCAGCATCATCCGCCGGGCTTTTGACAAAGGAATCACCCATTTTGACCTTGCCAACAACTATGGCCCGGTGCCAGGCAGTGCTGAAGAGAACTTCGGACGTATCCTACGGCAGGATTTCACCGGGCATCTGCGCGACGAGCTGGTGATCTCCACCAAGGCGGGCTACCTGATGTGGCCCGGCCCATATGGCGACAAAGGCTCCCGTAAATATCTCGTCTCCAGCTTAGACCAGAGCCTCCGTCGTATGGGGCTGGAATATGTAGACATTTTCTATTCCCACCGCCCCGATCCGGAAACACCCATAGAAGAAACCATGGGCGCGCTGCACAGCATCGTGCAACAAGGGAAAGCGCTCTATGTGGGCCTTTCCAACTACACCGCAGAACAGACAAAAGAGGCCGTCGCCGTACTGAAATCACTGGGTACGCCCTGCCTGATCCATCAACCTAAATACAGCATGTTTGAAAGGTGGGTAGAAAACGGTCTGCTTGATGTGCTGGAGACTAACGGTATCGGCTGTATTCCGTTCTCTCCGCTGGCACAGGGCCTGCTCACCGACCGCTATCTGAACGGTATTCCTGCAGGGTCACGCGCCAGCAAGCCCAGTGGCTTCCTGCAGGAAAATGAAGTATCTGAGGAGAAGATCGCTAAAATCAGCCAGCTCAACAGCCTCGCGCAGGAGCGCGGACAGTCCCTTGCCCAGATGGCGCTGGCCTGGATACTGAAAGACAAACGTATCACCACGGTATTGATCGGCGCGAGTTCCGTCGCCCAGCTGGACAACAACCTGGATACGCTGAAGAACGTGTCTTTCACCGCTGAAGAACTGGAGAAAATCGAAAATATCCTGCACGGCCGGGGCTAA
- a CDS encoding acyl-CoA desaturase, translated as MDFLGIHAVPLLAFFTGTTAFDWILCGVLYVVRMFFVTAGYHRYFSHRAFKTSRFFQFILAGGAQSSLQKGALWWSANHRIHHKHSDTPDDPHSANIYGIWYAHIGWIMGPEYKPTRFDLIKDHKAKELFWLNKWHMVPAVILAIAVYFVGNKVNGTGWFDWTAGLSTLLIGFFLSTVILYHGTFTINSLMHKIGNQRYYTGDQSRNSLILALITLGEGWHNNHHYYQSAARQGFYWWEIDISYYVIKTLGWLGIVWDIRPVPSKVQNSNKLKDIKEGRVAVPEAQLQD; from the coding sequence GTGGACTTTCTGGGAATTCACGCGGTTCCCCTGCTGGCTTTCTTTACCGGCACCACTGCTTTTGACTGGATACTGTGCGGCGTATTGTACGTAGTGCGCATGTTTTTTGTGACGGCCGGTTATCACCGGTATTTTTCTCATCGCGCTTTTAAAACGTCGCGATTTTTTCAATTCATCCTTGCGGGCGGAGCACAGAGCAGCTTACAGAAAGGTGCGCTCTGGTGGTCAGCCAATCACCGTATTCACCACAAACACAGTGATACGCCGGACGACCCTCACTCTGCCAACATCTATGGTATCTGGTACGCCCACATCGGCTGGATCATGGGCCCTGAATACAAACCTACCCGTTTTGACCTGATCAAAGACCACAAAGCGAAAGAATTGTTCTGGCTCAACAAATGGCATATGGTGCCTGCCGTTATACTGGCGATCGCGGTATATTTCGTGGGCAACAAAGTAAACGGCACCGGATGGTTCGACTGGACAGCGGGTCTTTCTACCCTGCTGATCGGTTTCTTCCTGAGCACCGTTATCCTGTATCACGGTACTTTCACCATCAACTCCCTGATGCACAAAATCGGCAACCAGCGTTATTATACCGGCGACCAGTCCCGCAACAGCCTCATTCTGGCGCTGATCACCCTGGGAGAAGGATGGCATAACAACCACCACTACTACCAGAGCGCTGCCCGCCAGGGCTTCTACTGGTGGGAAATCGACATCAGCTACTATGTGATCAAAACACTGGGCTGGCTGGGCATTGTATGGGATATCCGTCCTGTACCGTCCAAAGTACAGAACAGCAATAAGCTGAAAGATATCAAAGAAGGACGTGTAGCCGTGCCCGAAGCACAATTGCAGGATTAA
- a CDS encoding HdeD family acid-resistance protein: MSQVLSAIRSNVKYWWLYLLNGIIFIIAGFIVFSNPFSSYVLLSIFFSVTLFVTGIFEIIFATGNRRSMHGWGWSLASGIIDLVVGFILMLYPAISMAVIPIFLGFWFMFKGISLIVFAIALSTDKVPNWGWVLLGGILLIMISIVILDNPALGVATILGVMAAAFWVTGVLSIIFAFRLKHVKKLFQ, encoded by the coding sequence ATGTCACAGGTCCTGTCAGCTATCCGCAGCAATGTAAAGTATTGGTGGCTTTATCTGCTCAACGGCATCATCTTTATCATTGCGGGCTTCATTGTTTTCAGTAATCCATTCAGCAGCTACGTGTTGCTCAGTATCTTTTTCAGTGTAACCCTGTTTGTGACAGGCATTTTTGAGATCATTTTCGCTACCGGTAACCGAAGGTCCATGCATGGCTGGGGATGGTCGCTGGCCTCCGGTATTATCGACCTCGTAGTGGGCTTTATCCTCATGTTGTATCCCGCCATCAGTATGGCCGTCATCCCTATTTTCCTGGGCTTCTGGTTCATGTTCAAAGGCATCAGCCTGATTGTGTTCGCCATAGCGCTCAGCACAGACAAGGTCCCCAACTGGGGCTGGGTATTGTTGGGCGGTATCCTGCTGATTATGATCTCCATTGTGATCCTCGACAATCCCGCATTGGGCGTGGCTACCATTCTGGGTGTAATGGCCGCCGCCTTCTGGGTGACCGGCGTATTGAGCATTATTTTCGCTTTCCGGTTGAAACATGTAAAGAAATTATTTCAGTAG